In Alphaproteobacteria bacterium, one DNA window encodes the following:
- a CDS encoding AbrB/MazE/SpoVT family DNA-binding domain-containing protein, protein MRTRLSAKGQIVVPSDIRRANRWSPGTEFDVEARDGVLVLTPVMSARPTTMDEVFGCLKYDGPALTVEEMHEAVARSFRRRQP, encoded by the coding sequence ATGCGCACGCGACTGTCGGCAAAGGGCCAGATCGTGGTGCCCAGTGACATAAGGCGAGCCAATCGCTGGTCACCGGGGACCGAATTCGACGTCGAGGCGCGGGACGGTGTCCTTGTCCTGACTCCGGTCATGTCGGCGCGCCCGACCACCATGGACGAGGTGTTTGGCTGCCTGAAGTATGATGGGCCGGCGCTCACCGTCGAGGAGATGCACGAGGCGGTCGCGCGATCATTCCGCCGGCGTCAGCCGTGA
- the moaA gene encoding GTP 3',8-cyclase MoaA — MIDPFGRHISYLRVSVTDRCDFRCVYCMAEDMTFLPKADLLSLEELERLCGAFIGLGVKKLRLTGGEPLVRKNVMSLVRGLSKRIGNGLEELTLTTNGSQLAKHARELADCGVKRLNVSLDSLDRDKFRTLTRWGDLDQVMRGIDAAQQAGLHIKINAVALKGVNDMEFDQLIRWSHGRGMDLVFIEVMPMGEIGEQRVDQYLPLSMVRADLARRFTMTDLDFTTGGPARYVRVAETGGRLGFITPLTHNFCEACNRVRLTCTGTLYMCLGQEDAADLRAPLRASESDEQLVEAIHKAIARKPKGHDFVIDRRRRTPAVARHMSVTGG, encoded by the coding sequence ATGATCGACCCCTTCGGCCGGCACATTTCCTACCTGCGCGTCTCGGTGACGGATCGCTGCGATTTCCGCTGCGTCTACTGCATGGCCGAGGACATGACCTTCCTGCCCAAGGCCGACCTGCTGTCGCTGGAGGAGCTGGAGCGGTTGTGCGGTGCCTTCATCGGGCTTGGCGTGAAGAAGCTGCGCCTGACCGGTGGTGAGCCGCTGGTACGCAAGAACGTGATGTCGCTGGTGCGCGGCCTGTCGAAGCGTATCGGCAACGGGCTCGAGGAGCTGACGCTGACCACCAACGGCAGCCAGCTGGCGAAGCACGCCCGGGAGCTGGCGGATTGCGGCGTGAAGCGGCTCAACGTCTCGCTCGATTCGCTGGACCGCGACAAGTTCCGCACGCTGACCCGCTGGGGCGACCTCGACCAGGTGATGCGCGGCATCGACGCCGCCCAGCAGGCCGGACTGCACATCAAGATCAACGCCGTGGCGCTGAAGGGCGTCAACGACATGGAGTTCGACCAGCTGATCCGCTGGAGCCATGGCCGCGGCATGGACCTGGTGTTCATCGAGGTCATGCCGATGGGCGAGATCGGCGAGCAGCGCGTCGATCAGTACCTGCCGCTGTCGATGGTGCGCGCCGATCTGGCGCGGCGCTTCACCATGACCGACCTCGATTTCACGACGGGCGGGCCGGCGCGCTACGTCAGGGTCGCCGAGACCGGCGGCCGGCTGGGCTTCATCACGCCCTTGACTCACAATTTTTGTGAAGCCTGCAATCGCGTGCGGCTGACCTGCACCGGCACGCTCTACATGTGCCTGGGCCAGGAGGATGCCGCCGACCTGCGCGCGCCGCTGCGCGCCAGCGAGAGCGACGAGCAGCTGGTCGAGGCGATCCACAAGGCGATCGCGCGCAAGCCCAAGGGCCACGACTTCGTCATCGACCGCCGCCGCCGCACGCCCGCCGTGGCGCGCCACATGAGCGTGACCGGCGGCTGA
- a CDS encoding intradiol ring-cleavage dioxygenase has protein sequence MPSRRHLLLLGTGGLIAAAGPALAQPVACTPGIAATERQTEGPFFRGGSPLQANLAAQHRGERISLDGIVMTRTCQPVRGAIVDLWHADAAGDYDNRGYEFRGHQITDERGHWRFETVVPGRYPGRTRHYHVKVTPPGGRTLTTQLYFPGDPGNARDVLYKPSLQMLTGKASTAATARFDFIVEV, from the coding sequence ATGCCGTCGCGGCGGCATCTCCTGCTCCTCGGCACCGGCGGCCTGATCGCCGCCGCGGGTCCCGCCCTGGCGCAGCCGGTCGCCTGCACGCCCGGCATCGCCGCCACCGAACGCCAGACCGAGGGCCCGTTCTTCCGCGGCGGCTCGCCGCTGCAGGCGAACCTCGCCGCCCAGCACCGCGGCGAGCGCATCAGCCTCGACGGCATCGTGATGACGCGCACCTGCCAGCCTGTGCGCGGCGCGATCGTCGACCTCTGGCACGCCGATGCCGCCGGTGACTACGACAACCGCGGCTACGAGTTCCGCGGACATCAGATCACCGACGAGCGCGGTCACTGGCGCTTCGAGACCGTCGTGCCGGGGCGCTATCCGGGCCGCACCCGGCACTATCACGTGAAGGTGACGCCGCCGGGCGGCCGAACCCTGACGACGCAGCTCTACTTCCCCGGCGACCCCGGCAACGCACGCGACGTGCTCTACAAGCCGTCGCTGCAGATGCTCACGGGCAAGGCGTCGACTGCCGCCACCGCGCGCTTCGATTTCATCGTCGAGGTTTGA
- a CDS encoding dioxygenase produces MSALPSIFVSHGSPMMAVTESPARAFLVALGKSLPRPKAIVVASAHWEERGAVVGGAAQPGTIHDFYGFPEPLYRIRYPAPGDTALSRRVADMLETTVDATRGFDHGVWSPLILMYPEADIPVIPVALDEAGDAARHLEIGRRLAPLREEGVLVLGSGSFTHNLGALRSTPPGRPTPAWTTDFIDWTVKRLEAGDTESLEDWEDKAPHALQNHPTPEHFMPLFVAAGAGGKTELLHDSVQHGILAMHAFAFH; encoded by the coding sequence ATGAGCGCACTCCCTTCGATCTTCGTATCGCACGGCTCGCCGATGATGGCGGTGACCGAATCACCGGCCCGTGCCTTCCTGGTCGCGCTGGGCAAGAGCCTGCCGCGACCGAAGGCGATCGTCGTCGCCTCCGCCCACTGGGAGGAGCGCGGTGCCGTGGTCGGCGGTGCGGCGCAGCCCGGCACGATCCACGATTTCTACGGCTTTCCCGAGCCGCTCTACCGCATCCGCTATCCCGCGCCCGGCGACACCGCTTTGTCGCGCCGCGTCGCCGACATGCTGGAGACCACCGTGGATGCGACGCGCGGCTTCGATCACGGCGTGTGGAGTCCGCTGATCCTGATGTATCCCGAGGCCGATATCCCTGTGATCCCGGTGGCGCTCGACGAGGCGGGCGACGCCGCGCGCCATCTGGAAATCGGTCGCAGGCTGGCGCCGCTGCGTGAGGAGGGCGTGCTGGTGCTGGGCAGCGGCTCCTTCACGCACAATCTCGGCGCGCTGCGCTCGACGCCGCCCGGTCGGCCGACGCCGGCGTGGACCACGGATTTCATCGACTGGACCGTGAAGCGGCTCGAAGCCGGCGACACCGAGTCACTGGAAGACTGGGAGGACAAGGCGCCGCACGCGCTGCAGAACCACCCAACGCCGGAGCATTTCATGCCGCTCTTCGTCGCCGCCGGCGCCGGCGGCAAGACCGAGCTGCTGCACGACAGCGTGCAGCACGGCATCCTCGCCATGCACGCCTTCGCGTTTCACTAG
- a CDS encoding dihydroxy-acid dehydratase — protein sequence MRKGLATYGDPGFSLFLRKAFIKAMGFSDDALERPIVGITNTFSDFNPCHGNVPRLIEAVKRGVMLAGGLPMEFPTVSIAESFSNPTSMFLRNLMSMDTEEMIRAQPMDAVVLIGGCDKTVPAQLMAAASANVPAIMLVTGPMLVGHYKGEVLGACTDCRRLWAQHRAGEFSEAEIEEVSGRLAPTQGTCMVMGTASTMACVTEALGMSLPGTGSIPATHADRFRAAEATGARATAMAKAGRPTPREIMTRPAFRNALVTLQALGGSTNGLVHLTAVAGRCGIRIDLDEVDDLGQKVPVLADLKPSGAHYLEHFHWAGGTMRMLRELKELLVLDAPTVDGGTLGQAIDAAAEIPGQTIIRNRETALSATGAMAVLRGNLAPGGAIIKQSAASPKLMSHEGRAVVFESVEDLTNRVDDPNLDVRAEDVLVMRNGGPRGAPGMPEAGYLPIPRKLARQGVKDMVRISDARMSGTAFGTIVLHITPESAIGGPLGLVRSGDRIRLDVPNRRIDMLVDDATLAQRRKEWQPPREIDDTVRGYAGLFQRSVLQADEGCDFDFLVDGPRSAHVKPR from the coding sequence ATGCGCAAGGGATTGGCGACCTACGGCGATCCCGGGTTCTCGCTCTTCCTGCGCAAGGCCTTCATCAAGGCCATGGGCTTCAGCGACGACGCGCTCGAGCGGCCGATCGTCGGCATCACCAACACGTTCAGCGACTTCAATCCCTGCCACGGCAACGTGCCGAGGCTGATCGAGGCGGTGAAGCGCGGCGTGATGCTGGCCGGCGGCCTGCCGATGGAGTTTCCCACCGTCTCGATCGCCGAGTCGTTCTCCAACCCCACCAGCATGTTCCTGCGCAACCTGATGTCGATGGACACGGAGGAGATGATCCGCGCCCAGCCGATGGACGCGGTGGTGCTGATCGGCGGCTGCGACAAGACCGTGCCGGCGCAGCTGATGGCCGCGGCCAGCGCCAATGTGCCGGCGATCATGCTGGTCACCGGCCCGATGCTGGTCGGCCACTACAAGGGCGAGGTGTTGGGCGCCTGCACCGATTGCCGCCGTCTGTGGGCGCAGCACCGCGCCGGCGAGTTCTCCGAGGCCGAGATCGAGGAGGTCAGCGGCCGACTGGCGCCGACCCAAGGCACCTGCATGGTGATGGGCACGGCCAGCACCATGGCCTGCGTCACCGAGGCGCTGGGCATGTCGCTGCCCGGCACCGGCTCGATCCCGGCGACGCACGCCGATCGCTTCCGCGCCGCCGAGGCCACCGGCGCGCGCGCGACGGCGATGGCCAAAGCCGGCAGACCGACGCCGCGGGAGATCATGACCAGGCCCGCCTTCCGCAACGCCCTGGTGACCTTGCAGGCGCTGGGCGGCTCGACCAACGGGCTGGTGCATCTCACCGCCGTGGCCGGCCGCTGCGGCATCAGGATCGATCTCGACGAGGTCGACGATCTCGGCCAGAAGGTACCCGTGCTGGCCGACCTCAAGCCCTCGGGCGCGCACTATCTCGAGCACTTCCACTGGGCCGGCGGCACCATGCGCATGCTGCGCGAGCTGAAGGAGCTGCTGGTACTCGATGCGCCGACCGTCGATGGCGGCACGCTCGGCCAAGCGATCGACGCGGCGGCGGAGATTCCCGGCCAGACCATCATCCGCAACCGCGAGACGGCGCTTTCCGCCACCGGCGCGATGGCCGTGCTGCGCGGCAACCTCGCGCCCGGCGGCGCCATCATCAAGCAGTCGGCGGCCTCGCCCAAGCTGATGAGCCACGAGGGCCGCGCCGTGGTCTTCGAATCGGTCGAGGATCTCACCAACCGTGTCGACGATCCCAATCTCGACGTGCGCGCCGAGGACGTGCTGGTGATGCGCAATGGCGGGCCGCGCGGCGCGCCGGGCATGCCCGAGGCGGGCTACCTGCCGATCCCGCGCAAGCTGGCGCGGCAGGGCGTGAAGGACATGGTGCGCATCTCCGATGCGCGCATGTCGGGCACCGCCTTCGGTACCATCGTGCTGCACATCACGCCGGAATCGGCGATCGGCGGGCCGCTCGGCCTGGTGCGCAGCGGCGATCGCATCAGGCTCGACGTGCCCAATCGACGCATCGACATGCTGGTCGACGATGCCACCCTGGCGCAGCGGCGCAAGGAATGGCAGCCGCCGCGGGAGATCGACGACACGGTACGTGGCTATGCCGGGCTGTTCCAGCGCAGCGTGCTGCAGGCCGACGAAGGCTGCGACTTCGACTTCCTTGTCGATGGCCCGCGCAGTGCCCATGTGAAGCCGCGATGA
- a CDS encoding 2-dehydropantoate 2-reductase codes for MRVVIVGAGAIGGWLGGGLARAGHDVAFLARGRNLAALDRNGLVVREGEKTHEYAVEASDDPAKLGTCDYVVLALKGQDVAGVASSLRPLLGADTAVVSTMNGLPWWFLDGFGGELAGQVLTSVDPQGATLASIEGRRVIGGVVHGSTRLEAPGVVRIVKIDRLLLGEPDGQGSSRLAALAEAFARGSVPAVQTGSIRMEIWAKLWGNMNLNPLSALSRGTMARMLGDPLLFGLAAGMMREMDEVGSRIGLKMTMTPEDRLAVTARLGDFKTSMLQDLEADRPLEVEPLLGVVVEMADALGLELPLCRGVLGTVRQLEVSRTMARQGGAS; via the coding sequence ATGCGGGTGGTGATCGTCGGCGCCGGTGCGATCGGCGGCTGGCTGGGCGGCGGGCTGGCGCGCGCGGGCCATGACGTGGCCTTTCTGGCGCGCGGCCGCAACCTGGCGGCACTCGATCGCAATGGGCTGGTCGTGCGCGAGGGCGAGAAGACCCACGAGTATGCGGTCGAGGCGTCGGACGATCCGGCGAAGCTCGGCACCTGCGACTACGTCGTGCTGGCGCTGAAGGGCCAGGACGTCGCCGGCGTGGCGTCGTCGTTACGGCCGCTGCTGGGAGCCGACACCGCCGTCGTCAGCACCATGAACGGCCTGCCGTGGTGGTTTCTCGACGGCTTCGGCGGCGAGCTGGCGGGGCAGGTCTTGACCTCGGTCGATCCCCAGGGTGCGACCCTGGCCTCGATCGAGGGGCGCCGCGTGATCGGCGGCGTGGTGCATGGCTCGACGCGGCTCGAGGCGCCCGGCGTGGTGCGCATCGTGAAGATCGACCGGCTGCTGCTGGGCGAGCCCGATGGCCAGGGCAGCTCGCGGCTGGCGGCCCTGGCCGAAGCCTTCGCCAGGGGCAGCGTGCCGGCCGTGCAGACCGGCAGTATCCGCATGGAGATCTGGGCCAAGCTCTGGGGCAACATGAATCTCAATCCGCTGAGTGCGCTCTCACGCGGCACCATGGCGCGCATGCTGGGCGACCCGCTGCTGTTCGGTCTCGCCGCTGGCATGATGCGCGAGATGGACGAGGTCGGATCGCGCATCGGGTTGAAGATGACCATGACGCCGGAGGACCGGCTGGCGGTGACGGCGCGACTGGGCGACTTCAAGACCTCGATGCTGCAGGACCTCGAGGCCGATCGGCCGCTGGAGGTCGAGCCGTTGCTCGGCGTCGTGGTCGAGATGGCGGATGCGTTGGGATTGGAGCTGCCGCTGTGTCGCGGCGTATTGGGCACGGTCCGGCAGCTCGAGGTGAGCCGGACCATGGCGAGGCAGGGAGGCGCGTCGTGA
- a CDS encoding cobalamin-independent methionine synthase II family protein, with product MNALPILPTMGVGSYASPGWFISGQRRAREGDFGPGDLDELYEDATRIAIADQIEAGLDIISDGELRRQRFVFEVFGKLRGLKRVPPPRKLGVPGYDMAPHFAPDGAVSAPDGLGVVEEFKALRRLVPGRHLKVALPGPLTFAGFMDAGDRDSGAIIEALVGIVRAELAGLAAAGADYIQLDEPGLPERPFGLSLEDSVAVINRATSGLSVRRAVHVCFGNNAGRPMADRDIGRLVPALLTLDAEEVSLEFANREMAQLETVGALARRFDVGVGVLDVKNFHIETPQKIAERIVQCLKHAPAERLRITADCGFSALPRGLARRKMMALVEGARLARR from the coding sequence ATGAACGCGCTGCCGATCCTGCCGACCATGGGCGTCGGCAGCTACGCCTCGCCGGGCTGGTTCATCTCCGGCCAGCGCCGCGCGCGCGAGGGTGATTTTGGGCCGGGCGATCTCGACGAGCTCTACGAGGACGCGACCCGCATCGCCATCGCCGACCAGATCGAGGCCGGTCTCGACATCATCAGCGACGGCGAACTGCGCCGGCAGCGCTTCGTCTTCGAGGTGTTCGGCAAGCTGCGCGGGCTCAAGCGCGTGCCGCCGCCGCGCAAGCTGGGCGTGCCCGGCTACGATATGGCGCCGCATTTCGCGCCCGACGGCGCAGTCAGCGCGCCCGACGGGCTGGGCGTGGTCGAGGAGTTCAAGGCGCTCAGGCGCCTGGTGCCCGGCCGCCACCTCAAGGTCGCGCTGCCCGGCCCGCTGACCTTCGCCGGCTTCATGGATGCCGGCGACCGCGACAGCGGCGCGATCATCGAGGCGCTGGTGGGCATCGTGCGCGCCGAGCTTGCCGGCCTGGCGGCCGCCGGCGCCGACTATATCCAGCTCGACGAGCCCGGCCTGCCGGAGCGACCCTTCGGCCTGTCGCTGGAGGACAGCGTCGCCGTGATCAACCGCGCCACGTCGGGCCTCAGCGTGCGTCGCGCCGTCCATGTCTGCTTCGGCAATAACGCCGGCCGGCCGATGGCCGACCGCGACATCGGCCGCCTGGTGCCGGCGCTGCTGACGCTCGACGCCGAGGAGGTCTCGCTGGAGTTCGCCAACCGCGAGATGGCGCAGCTCGAGACCGTCGGCGCGCTTGCCCGGCGCTTTGATGTCGGCGTCGGCGTGCTCGACGTGAAGAACTTCCACATCGAGACGCCGCAGAAGATCGCCGAGCGCATCGTGCAATGCCTCAAGCACGCGCCGGCGGAACGCCTGCGGATCACCGCCGATTGCGGCTTCTCCGCCCTGCCGCGTGGCCTGGCGCGACGCAAGATGATGGCGCTGGTCGAGGGCGCCAGGCTCGCGCGCCGATAG
- a CDS encoding NIPSNAP family protein, whose amino-acid sequence MTVTVFIRYQIDPFKRAQFEAYARRWLTIIPACGGTVVGYWMPHEGTNNIAWGLVSFDSLAAYEAYRARLRADAEGAANFATAESERFILAEERTFLRQVEAA is encoded by the coding sequence ATGACCGTCACCGTCTTCATCCGCTACCAGATCGACCCCTTCAAGCGCGCCCAGTTCGAGGCCTATGCAAGGCGCTGGCTGACCATCATCCCGGCCTGCGGCGGCACCGTCGTCGGCTACTGGATGCCGCACGAGGGCACCAACAACATCGCCTGGGGCCTGGTCTCCTTCGACAGCCTCGCCGCCTACGAGGCCTACCGCGCGCGCCTGCGCGCCGATGCCGAGGGCGCCGCAAATTTCGCGACGGCCGAGAGCGAGCGGTTCATCCTCGCCGAGGAGCGCACATTCCTGCGGCAGGTCGAGGCCGCCTAG
- a CDS encoding MFS transporter, with translation MRNIALLAMCQALTQSSNTLMFASSALAVLTIVSPDTRMWANLPVTMQHLGVMLSVFPASLLMMRRGRRFGFRVGSAMGMTGALLAVIGLGTGSFLLMCVGGLFLGNAIANMQLYRFAAVELAPPIFRAQAISYVTAGGVLAGIIGPALARFTPDIWLPTFQASFVFVIALHAIVFVIHGFIDYPEVKSVESEGPQRPLLEIISQPAYMVAASGGMIAFGVMSFVMAASPLAIVQCGLDRTEAPVTIFVHVMGMFLPSFFTGQLINRFGIFNIMIAGSVLLVGGVAVALLGISEWHFRGALGLNGVGWNFLFVGATTLLTTTYRPAERGKAQAFNDFAVFGTTTLASIMASVVLELEGWAVLNYIALALVLVALAVIGGFRLRRPGRA, from the coding sequence ATGCGCAACATCGCCCTGCTGGCGATGTGCCAGGCGCTGACCCAGAGCAGCAACACGCTGATGTTCGCCTCCTCGGCGCTGGCGGTGCTGACCATCGTCTCGCCCGATACGCGCATGTGGGCCAATCTGCCGGTCACGATGCAGCACCTCGGCGTCATGCTCTCTGTGTTCCCGGCCTCGCTGCTGATGATGCGTCGCGGCCGCCGCTTCGGGTTCCGCGTCGGCTCGGCCATGGGCATGACCGGTGCGCTGCTGGCGGTGATCGGCCTGGGCACCGGCAGTTTCCTGCTGATGTGCGTGGGCGGCCTGTTCCTCGGCAATGCCATCGCCAACATGCAGCTCTACCGCTTCGCCGCCGTCGAGCTGGCACCGCCGATCTTCCGCGCCCAGGCGATCTCCTACGTCACCGCCGGCGGCGTGCTGGCCGGCATCATCGGCCCGGCGCTGGCGCGCTTCACGCCCGACATCTGGCTGCCGACTTTCCAGGCGAGCTTCGTCTTCGTCATCGCGCTGCACGCGATCGTCTTCGTCATCCACGGCTTCATCGACTATCCCGAGGTAAAGTCGGTCGAGAGCGAAGGGCCGCAGCGTCCGCTGCTCGAGATCATCAGCCAGCCGGCCTACATGGTTGCCGCTTCCGGCGGCATGATCGCCTTCGGCGTGATGTCCTTCGTCATGGCCGCCTCGCCGCTGGCCATCGTGCAATGCGGGCTGGATCGCACCGAAGCGCCGGTGACGATCTTCGTCCATGTCATGGGCATGTTCCTGCCCTCGTTCTTCACCGGCCAGCTGATCAACCGCTTCGGCATCTTCAACATCATGATCGCCGGCAGCGTGCTGCTGGTCGGCGGCGTCGCCGTGGCGCTGCTGGGCATCAGCGAGTGGCATTTCCGCGGCGCGCTCGGCCTGAACGGCGTGGGCTGGAACTTCCTGTTCGTCGGTGCCACCACGCTCCTGACCACGACCTACCGCCCGGCCGAGCGCGGCAAGGCGCAGGCCTTCAACGACTTCGCGGTGTTCGGCACGACGACGCTCGCCAGCATCATGGCCAGCGTGGTGCTTGAGCTGGAGGGCTGGGCGGTGCTGAACTACATCGCGCTGGCGCTGGTGCTGGTCGCGCTGGCGGTGATCGGCGGCTTCCGCCTGCGCCGTCCCGGACGGGCCTGA
- a CDS encoding NAD kinase, which translates to MNHKIAFVAARNADAREAVQRLRQRYDEVSPAKADVVVALGGDGFMLQTLHRFMGRDVPIYGMNRGTVGFLMNAWRENGLHSRLERAQRVVLNPLLMEARTVRGDIVQAHAINEVSLLRQTRQTAKIAISIDGQKRLDELACDGVMVATPAGSTAYNLSVHGPILPLGAGLLALTPISPFRPRRWRGAVLPRTARVTLDILEPGKRPVSAVADSTEVRNVTSVTVTEDTTRALTLLFDPEHHLEERILKEQFLS; encoded by the coding sequence ATGAATCACAAGATCGCTTTCGTCGCCGCGCGCAACGCCGACGCGCGCGAGGCGGTCCAGCGCCTGCGCCAGCGCTACGACGAGGTGTCGCCGGCCAAGGCCGACGTGGTCGTCGCGCTGGGCGGCGACGGCTTCATGCTGCAGACCCTGCACCGTTTCATGGGCCGCGACGTGCCGATCTACGGCATGAATCGCGGCACGGTCGGCTTCCTGATGAACGCCTGGCGCGAGAACGGCCTTCATTCACGTCTCGAGCGCGCGCAGCGCGTCGTGCTCAACCCGTTGCTGATGGAGGCGCGCACCGTCCGCGGCGACATCGTCCAGGCGCACGCCATCAACGAGGTCTCGCTGCTGCGCCAGACGCGACAGACCGCCAAGATCGCGATCTCCATCGACGGCCAGAAGCGCCTCGACGAGCTGGCCTGCGACGGCGTGATGGTGGCGACGCCGGCCGGCTCGACCGCCTACAACCTCTCGGTCCACGGCCCGATCCTGCCGCTCGGCGCCGGCTTGCTGGCGCTCACCCCGATCAGCCCGTTCCGCCCGCGGCGCTGGCGCGGCGCGGTGCTGCCGCGCACCGCGCGGGTGACGCTCGACATCCTCGAGCCCGGCAAGCGGCCGGTGAGCGCGGTGGCCGATTCGACCGAGGTGCGCAATGTCACGTCGGTGACGGTGACCGAGGACACGACGCGCGCGCTTACCCTTCTGTTCGATCCCGAACACCACCTCGAGGAGCGCATCCTGAAGGAACAGTTCCTGTCGTGA
- a CDS encoding AbrB family transcriptional regulator has translation MAQDDDKQRVAEERAKRLKGFVGHTGWRYFALAMVIGGVGGFCFHLLRMPLAWMMGAAVFCTVAAMAGAPVGVNNRLRQIMMVVLGVLLGSGFSPDMIDHVPKWLMTMALLVAMSAASAASVWWLLRRRGGYDARTSYFAAMPGGLNEMVMLGSVYGANERTVALMHAVRILTVVTAIPFFYRLMYGTVSSVFQAAAAPPLSVRDVAILIACGVVGALIATRIKMPAGMMFGPMLASGVVHLLGWTASKPPGELVAFAQVIIGSAIGCRFVGAVFREVARDLLYGFLAAILLILVAVAFAQLGHFLTGLPTDDIALSYAPGGFAEMSLVGLALHADIAMVATHHLFRIFAIVFVGTWFYRRFVEPRLRAPPASHR, from the coding sequence ATGGCGCAGGACGACGACAAGCAACGCGTCGCTGAGGAGCGCGCGAAGCGGCTCAAGGGTTTCGTCGGCCACACCGGCTGGCGCTACTTCGCCCTCGCCATGGTGATCGGCGGCGTCGGCGGCTTCTGCTTCCACCTGCTGCGCATGCCGCTGGCCTGGATGATGGGCGCCGCCGTGTTCTGCACCGTGGCGGCAATGGCCGGCGCGCCGGTGGGCGTCAACAACCGGCTGCGCCAGATCATGATGGTGGTGCTGGGCGTGCTGCTGGGCAGCGGCTTCTCGCCCGACATGATCGACCACGTACCGAAATGGCTGATGACCATGGCCCTGCTGGTGGCGATGAGCGCCGCCAGCGCCGCCAGCGTGTGGTGGCTGCTGCGCCGTCGCGGCGGCTACGACGCGCGCACGTCGTACTTCGCCGCCATGCCAGGCGGGCTGAACGAGATGGTGATGCTGGGCTCGGTCTACGGCGCCAACGAGCGCACCGTGGCGCTGATGCACGCCGTGCGCATCCTGACCGTGGTCACGGCCATCCCGTTCTTCTATCGCCTGATGTACGGCACGGTGTCGTCGGTCTTCCAGGCCGCCGCGGCGCCGCCGCTGAGCGTGCGCGACGTGGCGATCCTGATAGCCTGCGGCGTGGTCGGCGCGCTGATCGCCACGCGCATCAAGATGCCGGCCGGCATGATGTTCGGGCCGATGCTGGCCAGCGGCGTCGTGCATCTGCTGGGCTGGACGGCGTCGAAGCCGCCGGGCGAGCTTGTCGCCTTCGCCCAGGTGATCATCGGCTCGGCGATTGGCTGCCGCTTCGTCGGCGCCGTCTTCCGCGAGGTGGCGCGCGACCTGCTCTACGGCTTCCTCGCCGCCATCCTGCTGATCCTGGTCGCCGTCGCCTTCGCCCAGCTCGGCCATTTCCTGACCGGCCTGCCGACCGACGACATCGCGCTCTCTTACGCGCCCGGCGGTTTCGCCGAGATGAGCCTGGTCGGCCTTGCGCTGCACGCCGACATCGCCATGGTGGCGACGCACCACCTGTTCCGCATCTTCGCCATCGTCTTCGTCGGCACCTGGTTCTACCGGCGGTTCGTGGAGCCGAGGCTGCGCGCGCCGCCGGCATCACATCGCTAG
- a CDS encoding SDR family oxidoreductase, whose product MGTRLKDKVAMVVGAGSSGPGWGNGKATAVTFAREGARVFCIDRNLEAAEETVGIIRGEGGEAVAFAGDASSSADVKGMVQACLGRWGRIDVLDNNVGISRDGGPVELEEKDWDLVFDVNVKSFFLTCKHVLPVMEAQRKGAIINVSSIASLRAPRGIRYIAYNASKGAVNSFTQAVALMYAEKGIRCNAILPGLMHTPMIDILKNQYAAGDYDKMIAIRDRASPTGKMGTAWDTANAALFLASDEAAYVNGHLLIVDGGITIRA is encoded by the coding sequence ATGGGCACGCGGCTGAAGGACAAGGTGGCGATGGTCGTCGGCGCCGGCTCGAGCGGGCCGGGCTGGGGCAATGGCAAGGCCACGGCCGTGACCTTCGCGCGTGAGGGCGCACGCGTCTTCTGCATCGATCGCAACCTCGAAGCCGCCGAGGAGACTGTGGGCATCATCAGGGGCGAGGGCGGCGAGGCGGTGGCTTTCGCCGGCGACGCCAGCAGCTCGGCGGACGTCAAGGGCATGGTGCAGGCCTGCCTCGGCAGGTGGGGCCGCATCGACGTGCTCGACAACAATGTCGGCATCAGCCGCGACGGCGGACCTGTCGAACTCGAGGAGAAGGACTGGGACCTGGTCTTCGACGTCAACGTCAAGAGCTTCTTCCTGACATGCAAGCACGTGCTGCCGGTGATGGAGGCGCAGCGCAAGGGCGCGATCATCAACGTCTCGTCCATCGCCTCGCTGCGTGCGCCGCGCGGCATCCGCTATATCGCCTACAACGCCAGCAAGGGCGCGGTGAACAGCTTCACCCAGGCGGTGGCGCTGATGTACGCGGAGAAGGGAATCCGCTGCAACGCCATCCTGCCCGGCCTGATGCACACGCCGATGATCGACATCCTGAAGAACCAGTACGCCGCCGGCGACTACGACAAGATGATCGCCATCCGCGATCGCGCCTCGCCCACAGGCAAGATGGGCACCGCCTGGGACACCGCCAACGCCGCGCTGTTCCTGGCTTCCGACGAAGCGGCCTACGTCAACGGCCACCTGCTGATCGTCGACGGCGGCATCACCATCAGGGCGTGA